One window of the Pseudomonas sp. S04 genome contains the following:
- a CDS encoding class I SAM-dependent methyltransferase — protein sequence MTPEALATLHDHLLTALAAPPAETRRLFHGRGRCWPGLEQLTVDWLQGIVLVALFKEPEPQQLQALQQMLRQISQTPQWQASAAHTLLLQHRYLPQSTTEWLLGPEIDEWTLTEGGLRYRIDLGKKQNAGLFLDMRYGRNWVKAQAQGKRVLNLFAYTCGFSVAAIEGGAEHVVNLDMSRAALSRGRDNHRLNGHDLSQVSFLGHDLFKSWGKVINNGPYDLVIIDPPSFQKGSFLLTKDYQRVLRRLPELLAPQGTVLACMNDPAFGADFLIDGVTREAPSLRFVERLDNPPEFPDIDVQSGLKALVFTLAD from the coding sequence ATGACCCCTGAAGCCCTCGCCACCCTGCACGACCATCTGTTGACGGCCCTGGCAGCCCCACCCGCAGAAACCCGCCGCCTGTTTCACGGACGCGGGCGTTGCTGGCCGGGCCTGGAGCAACTGACCGTGGACTGGCTGCAGGGCATTGTGCTGGTCGCGCTGTTCAAGGAACCCGAACCGCAGCAGTTGCAGGCCTTGCAACAGATGCTGCGGCAGATCAGCCAGACGCCGCAGTGGCAGGCGAGCGCGGCCCACACGTTGCTGTTGCAACACCGCTATCTGCCACAAAGCACCACCGAGTGGCTGCTGGGGCCGGAAATCGACGAGTGGACGCTGACCGAAGGCGGCCTGCGCTATCGCATCGACCTGGGTAAAAAGCAGAACGCCGGCTTGTTCCTCGACATGCGCTACGGGCGCAACTGGGTCAAGGCCCAGGCCCAGGGCAAGCGGGTGTTGAACCTGTTCGCCTACACCTGCGGCTTCTCGGTGGCGGCCATCGAGGGCGGCGCCGAGCACGTGGTCAACCTCGACATGTCCCGTGCCGCCCTGAGTCGCGGGCGCGACAACCACCGCCTGAACGGCCACGACCTGAGCCAGGTGAGCTTCCTCGGCCACGACCTGTTCAAATCCTGGGGCAAGGTGATCAATAACGGACCTTACGACCTGGTGATCATCGATCCGCCGTCGTTCCAGAAAGGCAGCTTCCTGCTGACCAAGGACTATCAACGGGTGTTGCGTCGCCTGCCGGAACTGCTCGCGCCGCAGGGCACGGTGCTGGCCTGTATGAACGACCCGGCCTTCGGCGCCGACTTCCTGATCGACGGCGTCACCCGCGAAGCCCCGAGCCTGCGTTTCGTCGAACGCCTGGACAACCCGCCGGAGTTTCCGGATATCGATGTGCAAAGCGGCTTGAAGGCGTTGGTCTTCACCCTGGCGGACTGA
- a CDS encoding type 1 glutamine amidotransferase domain-containing protein encodes MNILMVLTSHDRLGNTGEKTGFWLEEFAAPYYVFKDAGVNVTLASPKGGQPPLDPKSDAPDAQTEATQRFREDPVAFQALAHTEPLAQIKASDFDAVFYPGGHGPLWDLAEDRDSIALIEALYGAGKPVAAVCHAPGVLRHTQAQGQPLVKGKSVTGFTNSEEAAVGLTEVVPFLVEDMLKAHGAHYSKGEDWQSYVVADGNLITGQNPGSSAATAEATLQHLGL; translated from the coding sequence ATGAACATCCTGATGGTACTGACTTCCCACGACCGGCTCGGCAACACCGGCGAGAAGACCGGGTTCTGGCTGGAAGAGTTCGCCGCACCCTACTACGTGTTCAAGGACGCCGGGGTCAACGTGACCCTGGCCTCGCCCAAGGGCGGGCAACCGCCGCTCGACCCGAAGAGCGACGCCCCCGACGCACAGACCGAGGCTACCCAGCGCTTTCGCGAGGACCCGGTGGCCTTCCAGGCGCTGGCCCATACCGAGCCGCTGGCCCAGATCAAGGCCAGCGACTTTGACGCGGTGTTCTACCCAGGCGGTCATGGTCCGCTGTGGGACCTGGCCGAAGACCGCGACTCCATCGCCCTGATCGAAGCGCTGTATGGCGCCGGCAAACCGGTGGCCGCGGTGTGCCATGCGCCAGGGGTGTTGCGCCACACCCAGGCCCAGGGGCAGCCGCTGGTCAAAGGCAAGTCGGTGACCGGCTTCACCAATTCCGAGGAAGCGGCCGTCGGCCTGACCGAGGTGGTGCCGTTCCTGGTGGAGGACATGCTCAAGGCCCACGGCGCGCACTACTCCAAGGGCGAGGACTGGCAGTCGTATGTGGTGGCCGACGGCAACCTGATCACCGGGCAGAACCCGGGGTCATCGGCAGCGACGGCCGAGGCGACCTTGCAACACCTGGGACTCTGA
- a CDS encoding cytochrome b: protein MNDSYTRTAVYLHWLVALGLIGTFALGLYMPDLALSPTKLKLYSWHKWAGVSLFLLVLIRLGWRLSHAAPPLPASVPVLLRRVSRLTHGLMYGLMLIIPLSGWLMSSAKGFQTAWFGILPLPDLLAKDEALGERLLTLHQSLNYGLLALVLLHTGAALKHHFIDRDDVLRRMLAFRQKADP, encoded by the coding sequence ATGAACGATAGCTACACCCGCACGGCGGTGTACCTGCACTGGTTGGTAGCGCTGGGACTGATCGGCACCTTTGCCCTGGGTCTCTACATGCCGGACCTGGCCCTGTCGCCGACCAAACTCAAGCTTTATTCGTGGCACAAGTGGGCCGGGGTCAGCCTGTTCCTGCTGGTGCTGATCCGCCTCGGCTGGCGCCTGAGCCATGCCGCGCCACCGCTACCCGCCAGCGTGCCGGTGTTGTTGCGTCGAGTCTCGCGGCTGACCCACGGCCTGATGTATGGGCTGATGCTGATCATCCCCTTGAGCGGCTGGCTGATGAGTTCAGCCAAGGGTTTCCAGACTGCCTGGTTCGGCATCTTGCCCCTGCCGGACCTGCTGGCCAAGGACGAAGCCCTGGGCGAGCGCTTGCTGACGCTGCATCAAAGCCTGAATTACGGCCTGCTGGCGCTGGTCCTGCTGCATACCGGTGCGGCGCTCAAGCATCACTTCATCGACCGCGATGACGTGCTGCGCCGCATGCTGGCGTTCCGCCAAAAAGCTGATCCCTGA
- a CDS encoding YceI family protein, which yields MNHRTATVTLVLAMLACGSSSAAQYRQVNPSASQVSFTYNQMGARVYGTFSRFEATIDFDSTNPSAAHAGIIIELTSIDAGNPDANSELQKPGWFDTAVYPQARFESQSVTALGDNLYQVDGQLTLKGLTREVGARIALKPESGIGIFDGTFILKRGDFNIGDGEWADYGVVSNEINIRFRVVAPEQEVSR from the coding sequence ATGAACCATCGAACAGCGACCGTCACCCTGGTGCTCGCCATGCTCGCGTGCGGCTCGTCGAGTGCGGCGCAGTACCGGCAAGTCAACCCGAGCGCCAGCCAGGTCAGCTTCACCTACAACCAGATGGGCGCCCGGGTCTACGGCACTTTCAGCCGGTTCGAGGCGACCATCGATTTCGACTCGACCAACCCCTCGGCGGCGCATGCCGGGATCATCATCGAGCTGACCAGCATTGACGCCGGCAACCCCGACGCCAATAGCGAATTGCAAAAGCCCGGTTGGTTCGACACGGCGGTCTATCCCCAGGCCCGGTTCGAATCGCAAAGCGTCACCGCCCTGGGCGATAACCTGTACCAGGTTGACGGCCAACTGACGCTCAAGGGCCTGACCCGCGAGGTTGGCGCGCGGATCGCCCTGAAGCCGGAAAGCGGCATCGGTATTTTTGACGGCACCTTCATTCTCAAGCGCGGCGACTTCAATATTGGTGATGGCGAGTGGGCGGACTACGGTGTGGTCTCCAACGAAATCAACATCCGTTTTCGGGTCGTGGCGCCCGAGCAGGAAGTGTCGAGGTGA
- the thpR gene encoding RNA 2',3'-cyclic phosphodiesterase — translation MRKQPELPSKRLFFALPCEPPQCRAIAQWRSSLGHLEGRPIAAQNFHLTLMFLGEVAVTQLPGICAAAAQVRVPGEPLRVRLDQLQAWHRAGMLLLVPSEPAPALLQLVYALQQAMLALGFVDAPREYRAHLSLVRDFHAPVPEADSAPDFVLDARHFVLFESHKGRYRALAQWPLEP, via the coding sequence ATGCGCAAGCAACCGGAGCTGCCCAGCAAGCGACTGTTTTTCGCCTTGCCTTGTGAGCCGCCGCAGTGCCGGGCCATTGCTCAATGGCGCAGTAGCCTGGGGCACCTTGAAGGGCGGCCGATTGCCGCGCAGAACTTTCACCTGACCCTGATGTTTCTCGGCGAAGTAGCCGTGACTCAACTCCCCGGCATTTGCGCGGCCGCCGCCCAAGTGCGCGTGCCCGGCGAACCGTTGCGGGTCAGGCTCGACCAATTGCAGGCCTGGCACCGCGCCGGGATGCTGTTACTGGTGCCCAGCGAGCCAGCGCCAGCCTTGCTGCAACTGGTGTATGCCTTGCAACAGGCGATGCTGGCGCTGGGTTTTGTCGATGCGCCTCGGGAATACCGTGCGCACCTGAGCCTGGTCCGCGACTTTCACGCGCCGGTGCCCGAAGCCGACAGCGCTCCGGACTTTGTGCTCGATGCCCGGCACTTCGTGTTGTTCGAGTCCCACAAGGGGCGTTACCGAGCGTTGGCGCAGTGGCCGCTTGAGCCTTGA
- the ppnN gene encoding nucleotide 5'-monophosphate nucleosidase PpnN translates to MTARQVINASVSPKGSLETLSQREVQQLSAAGTGSIYSLFRQCALAILNTGAHVDNAKTILEAYRDFEIRIHQQDRGVRLELLNAPADAFVDGEMIASTREMLFSALRDIVYTENELDSQRIDLSTSQGISDYVFHLLRNARTLRPGVEPKIVVCWGGHSISTEEYQYTKKVGHELGLRSLDVCTGCGPGVMKGPMKGATISHAKQRITNGRYLGLTEPGIIAAEAPNPIVNELVILPDIEKRLEAFVRVGHGIIIFPGGAGTAEEFLYLLGILMHPDNRDLPFPVILTGPRSAAPYFQQLHAFVGATLGEEAQSHYEIIIDDPAQVARQMVQGLKAVKQFRRERNDAFHFNWLLKIDEGFQRPFDPTHENMASLQLRLDLPAHERAANLRRAFSGIVAGNVKDMGIRLIEEHGPYEIHGDAAIMQPLDKLLQAFVAQHRMKLPGGAAYVPCYRVIS, encoded by the coding sequence ATGACAGCAAGACAAGTAATCAATGCGTCGGTGAGCCCAAAAGGCAGCCTGGAAACACTGTCCCAACGCGAAGTACAACAACTGAGCGCCGCGGGTACAGGCAGCATCTACTCGCTCTTTCGCCAGTGCGCCCTGGCCATCCTCAATACCGGCGCCCATGTCGACAACGCCAAGACCATCCTCGAAGCCTACCGCGACTTCGAGATCCGCATTCACCAGCAGGACCGTGGCGTACGCCTCGAACTGCTGAACGCCCCGGCCGATGCCTTCGTCGACGGCGAGATGATCGCCAGCACCCGCGAGATGCTGTTCAGCGCCCTGCGCGACATCGTCTACACCGAGAATGAGCTCGACAGCCAGCGCATCGACCTCAGTACTTCGCAAGGCATCAGCGACTACGTCTTCCACCTGCTGCGCAACGCCCGCACCCTGCGCCCCGGCGTCGAGCCGAAGATCGTCGTGTGCTGGGGCGGTCACTCCATCAGCACCGAGGAATACCAGTACACCAAGAAAGTCGGCCACGAACTGGGCTTGCGCAGCCTGGACGTCTGCACCGGTTGCGGACCAGGCGTGATGAAAGGCCCGATGAAGGGCGCAACCATTTCCCACGCCAAACAGCGAATCACCAACGGCCGCTACCTGGGCCTGACGGAGCCTGGGATCATCGCCGCCGAGGCACCGAACCCGATCGTCAACGAACTGGTGATCCTGCCGGACATCGAGAAACGCCTGGAAGCCTTCGTCCGCGTCGGCCACGGCATCATCATTTTCCCCGGCGGCGCCGGCACGGCCGAGGAGTTCCTCTACCTGCTCGGGATCCTGATGCACCCGGACAACCGCGACCTGCCCTTCCCGGTGATCCTCACTGGCCCGCGCAGTGCCGCGCCGTACTTCCAGCAACTGCATGCCTTCGTCGGCGCCACCCTGGGCGAAGAAGCGCAAAGCCACTACGAGATCATCATCGACGACCCGGCCCAGGTGGCCCGGCAGATGGTCCAGGGGCTCAAGGCGGTCAAGCAGTTCCGCCGCGAGCGCAACGACGCCTTCCACTTCAACTGGCTGCTGAAGATCGACGAGGGTTTCCAGCGTCCGTTCGACCCGACCCACGAAAACATGGCCAGCCTGCAACTGCGCCTCGACCTGCCCGCCCATGAACGGGCGGCCAACCTGCGCCGGGCGTTCTCCGGGATCGTTGCCGGCAACGTCAAGGACATGGGTATTCGCTTGATCGAGGAACATGGCCCTTACGAGATCCATGGCGATGCGGCAATCATGCAACCGCTGGACAAACTGCTGCAGGCCTTTGTTGCCCAGCACCGGATGAAGCTGCCCGGCGGCGCGGCGTACGTGCCGTGCTACCGCGTTATCAGCTAG
- a CDS encoding thioesterase family protein yields the protein MARLHLEFPHNPFFYATALTVRVTDVNAANHLANDSMISMISEARARMLFEYGVSEEGIIVTDLATVYRAEAHARDRLLFEVGLMDLNKYGGDIIFRITRPVDGTLVALAKSGFVFFDYGAGKVAPMPADFISRFPEVNVLFAAMPAPH from the coding sequence ATGGCCCGCCTGCACCTGGAGTTTCCCCACAATCCGTTTTTCTACGCCACCGCCCTGACCGTGCGGGTGACCGACGTCAACGCCGCCAACCACCTGGCCAACGACTCGATGATCTCGATGATCTCCGAAGCCCGGGCGCGGATGCTGTTCGAGTATGGCGTGAGTGAGGAGGGCATCATTGTCACGGACCTGGCGACGGTCTATCGCGCCGAGGCCCACGCCCGTGATCGCCTGCTGTTCGAAGTGGGGTTGATGGACCTCAACAAGTACGGGGGCGACATCATCTTTCGCATCACCCGGCCGGTCGATGGCACGCTGGTGGCGCTGGCCAAGTCGGGGTTTGTGTTCTTCGACTACGGCGCCGGCAAGGTGGCACCGATGCCGGCGGACTTCATCTCGCGGTTTCCCGAGGTCAACGTGCTGTTTGCCGCCATGCCTGCGCCGCACTGA
- a CDS encoding murein L,D-transpeptidase catalytic domain family protein — MFTLLRRLGLALITLGAICTPAFAANTSQQALYNSLAHAAPELNPQALKSALSAMQCAVSSGAQRAEHLAVIDYSQPSTARRLWIFDLRKKSLVLRDLVAHGQMSGENFATQFSNRMGSYQSSLGLFRTQESYQGAHGYSLRMDGLEPGFNDLARDRAIVIHAADYVNPLWSERQGRIGRSQGCPAVRPQVARQVIDKLKDGQFMFSWYPDQRWLKSSPYLNCQPRQVASILSANKG; from the coding sequence ATGTTTACCCTTTTGCGCCGGCTTGGCCTGGCACTGATCACCCTGGGCGCCATCTGTACTCCGGCGTTCGCCGCCAATACCTCACAACAGGCGTTATACAACAGCCTCGCCCACGCCGCCCCGGAACTCAATCCCCAAGCACTAAAAAGCGCCCTGAGCGCCATGCAATGTGCGGTCAGCAGCGGTGCCCAGCGCGCCGAGCACCTGGCAGTGATCGACTATTCCCAGCCTTCGACCGCGCGCCGCCTGTGGATATTCGACCTGCGCAAAAAATCCCTGGTGCTGCGCGACCTGGTGGCCCATGGGCAAATGTCCGGGGAAAACTTCGCCACCCAATTCTCCAATCGCATGGGCAGCTACCAGTCGAGCCTGGGCCTGTTCCGCACCCAGGAAAGCTATCAGGGCGCCCACGGTTATTCGTTGCGCATGGACGGCCTGGAGCCGGGCTTCAACGACCTGGCCCGCGATCGCGCGATCGTGATCCATGCCGCCGATTACGTGAACCCATTGTGGAGTGAGCGTCAGGGCCGGATCGGCCGCAGCCAGGGTTGCCCGGCGGTACGCCCGCAGGTGGCGCGCCAGGTGATCGATAAACTCAAGGATGGCCAGTTCATGTTTTCCTGGTACCCGGACCAGCGCTGGCTGAAGTCCTCGCCCTACCTCAACTGCCAGCCGCGCCAGGTGGCCAGTATCCTGAGTGCCAACAAGGGGTAA
- a CDS encoding L,D-transpeptidase family protein, with protein sequence MFKKHASYLSLCLLAVPLVATAQNELADHPGPMQLAVTQVPVDCPGLKLRPDASAQALLQAFYQQHDYLPVWTDEARVAALLAQFQLLVDDGLDPNRYSLPPADAVGGLLCTDIGISLRYLQALRELHYGRLQQSRFEPLWHAQPPADDRTAQLLAIAGPGVHDLGAAFEAARPSLEQYRSLRLVYAAQRQQPLPHWPQLPAGGLLRPGMQDPRVPGLAQRLVSEGYLPSVPAHVGSDYSAQLASAVKNFQLDHSLQADGVIGAGTLAELNISPALRREQLRINLERFRWLAQDMEPDSLLVNIAAAQLTLFQGGVPVWQTRTQVGRAERQTPLLKSRVTRLTLNPTWTVPPTIMREDKLPQIRRDQSFLSRQNLQVLDRNGNPLAVDEIDWDNPGNILLRQSAGPRNPLGQMAVRFPNPFSVYLHDTPSQALFEKGPRAFSSGCVRVEHALQLRDMLLSPAERLRTNELLATGLTHEFRLTTPVPILLTYWTVQADSHGRLLYAPDIYSRDPVLLNALGVTL encoded by the coding sequence TTGTTCAAAAAGCACGCATCTTACTTGAGCCTTTGCCTGCTCGCTGTGCCATTGGTCGCGACTGCCCAGAACGAGTTGGCAGACCACCCCGGGCCGATGCAATTGGCCGTGACCCAGGTGCCGGTGGATTGCCCGGGCCTGAAGCTGCGCCCGGACGCCTCGGCGCAGGCATTGTTGCAGGCCTTCTACCAGCAGCACGACTATCTGCCGGTGTGGACCGACGAGGCCCGGGTCGCGGCCTTGCTGGCGCAGTTCCAGTTGCTGGTCGATGATGGCCTGGACCCCAATCGCTACAGCCTGCCGCCGGCGGATGCGGTCGGTGGCCTGTTGTGCACCGACATCGGCATCAGCCTGCGTTACCTGCAGGCCCTGCGTGAGTTGCATTACGGGCGCCTGCAGCAAAGCCGCTTCGAGCCACTGTGGCATGCGCAGCCGCCCGCGGATGATCGCACGGCCCAGTTGCTGGCGATTGCTGGCCCCGGCGTGCATGACCTGGGTGCCGCCTTCGAGGCCGCACGCCCGTCACTTGAGCAGTACCGCAGCTTGCGCCTGGTGTACGCGGCGCAGCGTCAACAGCCGTTACCGCACTGGCCGCAATTGCCCGCGGGCGGCTTGTTGCGCCCGGGCATGCAGGACCCCAGAGTCCCCGGGTTGGCCCAGCGCCTGGTCAGCGAGGGCTACCTGCCCAGCGTGCCGGCCCATGTCGGCAGCGACTACAGCGCGCAGTTGGCCAGCGCGGTGAAAAACTTCCAGCTCGACCACTCGCTGCAAGCCGATGGGGTCATCGGCGCCGGCACCCTGGCGGAGCTCAACATCAGCCCGGCACTGCGCCGTGAGCAACTGCGGATCAACCTCGAACGTTTTCGCTGGCTGGCGCAGGACATGGAACCCGACAGCCTGCTGGTGAACATTGCCGCGGCCCAGTTGACCCTGTTCCAGGGCGGGGTGCCGGTGTGGCAGACACGCACCCAGGTCGGCCGCGCCGAACGGCAAACCCCGTTGTTGAAATCCCGGGTCACGCGGCTGACCCTGAACCCGACCTGGACCGTACCGCCGACCATCATGCGCGAGGACAAGTTGCCGCAGATCCGCCGCGACCAGTCGTTCCTCAGCCGTCAGAACCTGCAGGTGCTGGACCGCAACGGCAATCCCCTGGCGGTGGACGAGATCGACTGGGACAACCCGGGCAATATCCTCCTGCGCCAGAGCGCCGGCCCGCGAAACCCCCTGGGGCAGATGGCGGTGCGTTTCCCCAATCCGTTCTCGGTGTACCTGCACGACACCCCAAGCCAGGCCTTGTTCGAGAAGGGCCCGCGGGCGTTCAGTTCAGGTTGCGTGCGGGTCGAGCATGCCTTGCAGTTACGCGACATGCTGCTCAGCCCGGCGGAGCGCTTGCGCACCAACGAATTGCTGGCCACCGGGCTGACGCATGAGTTCAGGCTGACGACACCGGTGCCGATCCTGCTGACGTACTGGACAGTACAGGCCGACAGCCACGGCCGTCTGTTGTACGCCCCGGACATCTACAGCCGCGACCCGGTGCTGTTGAACGCGCTGGGCGTGACCCTGTAG
- a CDS encoding AzlC family ABC transporter permease, which yields MSDTLLPRSAFLRGAAAVMPLSLATAPWGLLAGSMAIEANLTPLQGQGLSSIVFAGAAQLVAIGMLKGGAGIFSILLTTLLLTSQHLLYGMSLRPVVSPLPARWRVGLGFLLTDELFALTSQFDRQQFNRWYALGVGLTFYIAWNLFTLAGIVLGSSIPGLEHLGLDFSIAATFIALITPVVRNIPTVVCVAVSLFCSVLFAYWQVGSALVLAGLLGMTAGFVCNKFQGART from the coding sequence ATGTCTGACACTCTCCTGCCGCGCAGTGCCTTCCTGCGCGGTGCCGCGGCCGTGATGCCGTTGTCCCTGGCGACGGCGCCGTGGGGGCTGCTGGCCGGCTCCATGGCCATCGAAGCCAACCTCACGCCCCTGCAGGGCCAGGGCCTGTCGAGCATTGTCTTTGCCGGCGCCGCGCAACTGGTGGCGATCGGCATGCTCAAGGGCGGTGCGGGGATTTTCTCGATTCTGCTGACCACCTTGCTGCTGACCTCGCAACACCTGCTGTACGGCATGAGCCTGCGCCCGGTGGTGTCACCTTTACCGGCGCGCTGGCGGGTTGGCCTGGGTTTTCTGCTGACCGATGAGTTGTTCGCCCTCACCAGTCAGTTCGACCGCCAGCAGTTCAATCGCTGGTACGCGCTGGGGGTGGGGCTGACGTTTTATATCGCCTGGAACCTGTTCACCCTGGCCGGCATCGTGCTGGGCAGCAGCATCCCGGGGCTTGAACACCTGGGGCTGGACTTCTCCATCGCCGCCACCTTCATCGCCTTGATCACCCCGGTGGTGCGCAATATTCCCACCGTGGTCTGCGTGGCGGTCTCGCTGTTCTGCTCGGTGCTGTTCGCCTACTGGCAAGTGGGCTCGGCGCTGGTGCTGGCCGGGTTGCTGGGGATGACCGCCGGTTTTGTCTGCAACAAGTTCCAGGGAGCACGCACATGA
- a CDS encoding AzlD domain-containing protein, with protein MVWAVIFGMGLLVFLNRYLFLEPRLPVRLSSNARQFLGFAVPGMLTAICGPIVFMPEQQLNLQWDNPYLLSSLVAIGLVLYTRSTLISMLLSMAFFFLLRWWL; from the coding sequence ATGGTCTGGGCAGTCATATTCGGCATGGGCCTGCTGGTGTTTCTCAACCGCTACCTGTTCCTCGAACCCCGTCTGCCGGTGCGCCTGAGCAGCAACGCGCGCCAGTTCCTCGGCTTTGCCGTGCCCGGCATGCTGACCGCGATCTGCGGGCCGATCGTGTTCATGCCCGAGCAGCAACTGAACCTGCAGTGGGACAACCCCTACCTGCTCAGCTCGCTCGTCGCCATCGGCCTGGTGCTCTACACCCGCAGCACGCTGATCAGCATGCTGTTGAGCATGGCGTTCTTTTTCCTGCTGCGCTGGTGGCTCTAA
- a CDS encoding MurR/RpiR family transcriptional regulator, with the protein MSDSPKNTTVYASPVMRKLAQILADLPPSLRKVADFILRHPLKAATLTIEEMAAETATSPAAVNRLAKALDVGGYSGMKAELVTTLQQMVSPVDKLRNELAQRPGGAFGLHEQIQSATSNLDTAGSNNHPDTFEAVVTCLIQARKIYILGFGNSVYLAGLAASTLMPFCADATAISMEGGNENAAYRLAAITRDDVLLAISLPRYSLDTLQLSRFAHERGATVLAITDSPASPLTHVARHVLFAPADHPVLTSSYIAVLALIEGLVAGVMARNKEAVKLATELTESVMSYLHIPGSSKPGKP; encoded by the coding sequence ATGTCTGATTCCCCGAAAAACACCACGGTCTATGCCTCCCCGGTGATGCGCAAGCTGGCGCAGATCCTCGCGGACCTGCCGCCTTCACTGCGCAAGGTCGCCGACTTCATCCTGCGCCACCCGCTCAAGGCCGCGACCCTGACCATCGAGGAAATGGCCGCCGAGACCGCCACCTCCCCCGCGGCGGTCAATCGCCTGGCCAAGGCCCTGGACGTCGGAGGCTACAGCGGCATGAAGGCCGAGCTGGTGACCACCTTGCAGCAGATGGTCTCGCCCGTGGACAAGCTGCGCAACGAACTGGCACAACGTCCCGGTGGCGCGTTCGGCCTGCACGAGCAGATCCAGAGCGCCACCAGCAACCTCGATACCGCCGGTAGCAACAATCACCCCGACACTTTCGAGGCCGTGGTCACGTGCCTGATCCAGGCGCGCAAGATCTACATCCTCGGTTTTGGCAACAGCGTCTACCTGGCTGGCCTGGCCGCCTCGACACTGATGCCGTTCTGCGCCGACGCCACGGCCATCAGCATGGAAGGCGGCAACGAAAACGCCGCCTACCGCCTGGCCGCCATCACCCGGGACGACGTGCTGCTGGCGATCTCCCTGCCCCGCTACTCCCTGGACACCCTGCAACTGTCGCGCTTTGCCCACGAGCGAGGCGCTACGGTGCTGGCGATCACCGACTCCCCGGCCTCACCCCTGACCCACGTCGCCCGGCACGTGCTGTTCGCCCCGGCCGATCATCCGGTGTTGACCAGCTCCTACATCGCCGTGCTGGCGCTGATCGAAGGGCTGGTCGCCGGGGTCATGGCACGCAACAAGGAAGCGGTGAAATTGGCCACTGAACTCACCGAAAGCGTGATGAGCTACCTGCACATCCCCGGCAGCAGCAAACCTGGCAAGCCTTAG
- a CDS encoding ABC transporter ATP-binding protein, producing the protein MNTLEIRDLHKSYGSVEVLKGVSLQARAGDVISIIGSSGSGKSTFLRCINLLEQPNAGEIVLNGEPLKLLANKTGGLKAADPRQLQRMRSRLAMVFQHFNLWSHMSALENVMEAPVHVLGMDKKATREKAEHYLDKVGVSHRRGAYPAHMSGGEQQRVAIARALAMEPEVMLFDEPTSALDPELVGEVLKVMQDLALEGRTMVVVTHEMGFAREVSNQLVFLHKGVVEERGVPRDVLANPQSERLQQFLAGSLK; encoded by the coding sequence ATGAACACACTGGAAATTCGCGACCTGCACAAATCCTATGGCAGCGTCGAAGTACTCAAGGGCGTTTCACTCCAGGCCCGGGCCGGCGATGTGATCAGCATCATCGGCTCCAGCGGCTCGGGCAAAAGCACCTTCCTGCGTTGCATCAACCTGCTGGAGCAACCCAACGCCGGCGAGATCGTGCTCAACGGCGAACCGCTCAAGCTGCTGGCCAACAAGACCGGCGGGCTCAAGGCTGCCGACCCCAGGCAGTTGCAGCGCATGCGCTCGCGCCTGGCCATGGTGTTCCAGCACTTCAACCTGTGGTCGCACATGAGCGCCCTGGAAAACGTCATGGAGGCCCCGGTGCATGTGCTGGGGATGGACAAGAAGGCGACGCGGGAAAAGGCCGAGCACTACCTGGATAAAGTCGGCGTCTCCCATCGCAGGGGCGCCTACCCGGCCCATATGTCCGGGGGCGAGCAGCAGCGTGTGGCGATCGCCCGGGCGCTGGCCATGGAGCCTGAGGTGATGCTGTTCGATGAGCCGACTTCGGCCCTCGACCCGGAACTGGTGGGCGAAGTGCTCAAGGTCATGCAGGACCTGGCCCTGGAGGGCCGGACCATGGTGGTGGTGACCCACGAAATGGGCTTTGCCCGGGAAGTGTCGAACCAGTTGGTGTTCCTGCACAAAGGCGTGGTCGAGGAACGGGGCGTGCCTCGTGACGTGCTCGCCAACCCCCAGTCCGAACGCCTGCAACAGTTCCTGGCCGGCAGTTTGAAGTAA